The DNA segment GGCCGTATCACTTCGTACAACGCTCACCAGAACGCGAACGTTCCCCTCCCACTGTGCCAGTTTCCGTCGCGCCGTGCGCGGGGCAAAAGCGTACAAGTCTTGCCCAACCTCAGCCTGCGCCTGCGCTTGCGCACCCGGTTCGCGTATGGTCACGCTCATCTACCCCCGGCGACCCGTGGTGCATCCGTGATCCGATTCGACAATGTCTCCAAGGTCTACCCCAAGCAGACCCGTCCCGCACTCAGGGATGTCTCCCTGGAAGTGGAAAAGGGCGAGTTCGTCTTCCTCGTGGGGTCCTCCGGCTCCGGAAAGTCCACTTTTCTGCGGCTGGTCCTCCGTGAGGAGCGGTGCAGTCACGGCCAGGTGCACGTGCTGGGCAAGGACCTCGCCCGCCTCTCCAACTGGAAGGTGCCGCAGATGCGCCGCCAGCTGGGGACCGTCTTCCAGGACTTCCGCCTGCTGCCCAACAAGACGGTCGCGGAGAACGTGGCCTTCGCGCAGGAGGTGATCGGCAAGTCCCGCGGCGAGATCCGCAAGTCCGTGCCCCAGGTGCTCGACCTCGTCGGCCTCGGCGGCAAGGAGGACCGGATGCCCGGCGAGCTGTCCGGCGGTGAGCAGCAGCGGGTGGCCATCGCGCGCGCGTTCGTCAACCGGCCCAAGCTGCTGATCGCCGACGAGCCCACCGGCAACCTCGACCCGCAGACCTCCGTCGGCATCATGAAGCTGCTCGACCGGATCAACCGGACGGGCACCACCGTCATCATGGCGACGCACGACCAGAACATCGTGGACCAGATGCGCAAGCGCGTCATCGAGCTGGAGAAGGGCCGCCTCGTCCGCGACCAGACCCGCGGCGTCTACGGCTACCAGCACTGACCGCGCGCCCCAGTTCGTCCACGGAAAGGCACAACCCGACGCCATGCGCCCCCAGTTCGTCCTGTCGGAGATCGGTGTCGGTCTCCGCCGCAATCTGACGATGACCTTCGCGGTCATCGTCTCCGTCGCCCTGTCCCTGGCCCTGTTCGGCGGCTCGCTGCTGATGAGCGACCAGGTGAGCACCATGAAGGGCTACTGGTACGACAAGGTCAACGTCTCGATCTTCCTGTGCAACAAGCACGACGCCGAGCAGGACGTGCACTGCGCCAAGGGCGCGGTCACCGAGGACCAGAAGAAGCAGATCCTCTCCGACCTGCAGAAGATGCCGATCGTCGAGAAGGTGTCGTACGAGTCGCAGGACCAGGCGTACAAGCACTACAAGGAGCAGTTCGGCAACTCCCCGCTGGCCGGCTCGCTGACGCCGGACCAGATGCAGGAGTCGTACCGGATCAAGCTCAAGGACCCGCAGAAGTACCAGGTGGTCGCGACCGCGTTCAACGGGCGCGACGGCGTGCAGTCGGTGCAGGACCAGAAGGGCATCCTGGACAACCTCTTCCAGCTGCTCAACCTGATGAACCGGGGCGCGCTCGGCGTGATGGCGCTCATGCTGTTCGTGGCGCTGCTG comes from the Streptomyces sp. SUK 48 genome and includes:
- the ftsX gene encoding permease-like cell division protein FtsX, producing MRPQFVLSEIGVGLRRNLTMTFAVIVSVALSLALFGGSLLMSDQVSTMKGYWYDKVNVSIFLCNKHDAEQDVHCAKGAVTEDQKKQILSDLQKMPIVEKVSYESQDQAYKHYKEQFGNSPLAGSLTPDQMQESYRIKLKDPQKYQVVATAFNGRDGVQSVQDQKGILDNLFQLLNLMNRGALGVMALMLFVALLLIVNTVRVSAFSRRRETGIMRLVGASGFYIQAPFIAEAAVAGLIGGGLACVFLVVGRYFTIDHGMDLSHKLTLINFVGWDSVLTKLPLILATSVLMPALAAFFALRKYLKV
- the ftsE gene encoding cell division ATP-binding protein FtsE; this translates as MIRFDNVSKVYPKQTRPALRDVSLEVEKGEFVFLVGSSGSGKSTFLRLVLREERCSHGQVHVLGKDLARLSNWKVPQMRRQLGTVFQDFRLLPNKTVAENVAFAQEVIGKSRGEIRKSVPQVLDLVGLGGKEDRMPGELSGGEQQRVAIARAFVNRPKLLIADEPTGNLDPQTSVGIMKLLDRINRTGTTVIMATHDQNIVDQMRKRVIELEKGRLVRDQTRGVYGYQH